Below is a genomic region from Paenibacillus rhizovicinus.
CCTCGAACGGCTGCCAGTCCGCGATGGAATTGTCATGATCGCCGTAGAACATGAAGATCGATCGGTCCCACAGCCCGGCGGCTTTGAGCTCGTCCACCATCTCGCCGATCGCCGCGTCCACGTAATGGACGGCCTCCAAATAATCGCCGAACATCGTCCCTTTGAACGTACCGACGTCAAGCGATTGAACCTTGGCCGGCAGCGCATACGGATGATGGCTGGACAGCGAGATCAAGAAAGAGTAGAAAGGCTGCTGCTGCGATTGCATGATCGCTACGCTTTGCTTGAAGAAGGATTTGTCGCCGAGCGACCAGCCGAGGGGCTCGTCGATCTTATAGGCTGTTTTGCTGTAAAAGTGATCGTAGCCGAGCGTGTCGTACATCAGATTGCGGTTCCAGAAGCCGCCGTCGTAGGCATGGAATACATTCGCCTTGTAGCCGCCGGCTTTGAGCGCTTTCGCCATGCTGTCGTAATCGTGCTGCGCGAACCGGGTGAATACGGAGCCCGTCGGCATCGGCTGAAGCGACGCATTCGCGGCCAAGTCGGCATCGGATGTTCGGCCCTGCGCCGTCTGATGGTAGAAATTATCGAAATAAACGGAGGTCGCCATCAGCTTGTTGATGTTCGGCGTTACTTCCTGCCCGCCAATCTTCTGCCCGACGACGAAGCTTTGAAACGCCTCGAGCTGAATGAGTATGACGTTCTTCCCTTTGTACTTGCCGAACAGCGGATCGGTCTCGTCCAGTTCGGCGCGCGTCCGGCCGCGGTCGGCGAACCATTGCTTGGCATCGGCGGTCTGCTCAGGCGTCACGGCGTTGCCATGTAGCCAATGCTCTTCAGCGTATCGGTACAGGTCGTACCCGTGAAAGCCAAGCACGCCGGTCACGTTATACAGCGAGAGATTCCACCAATTGCCCGTGAATAACCCGGCCGCCCAAGTGGTTTGCGCGCGGTGGACCGGCGCGTAGACGAGCGTGAAACCAAGGACGAGAACCGCCGCGCTTAAGGACAAGCGGCGGATGGCTGTTTGCCTGCGGCGGCGGGCGTAAGGCACGCTTCGGGCGAACGCGCCGCGCAGCCGTTTGCTGAATACGGCGAAGCCGGCCAGCGGAAGCAGCAGCAGCCAATCCGCGAAGAACCATAGGTCGTGCCAAGCAAGCAGCGCATCGATGCTGTCGCCGAGCGCCCCGACTTGGCCGGCTTGCATGAGGACGGGGATCGTGATCAAATCTTGAAAGTAACGAAAATAGAGCAGATCGCTGTAAACGAGTGCCGTGAGTCCGACATTGAGGACGATCAGCGCGAGCAGCCTGCCGCGCTTCGGCAGCCAGAGCGTCCAGAAGGAGATCAACGCCAGCGTGCCGACGGCGACCATGCGGTCATCGCGATTCATGTCCATGTACGGCACATGAACAAGCCGGTCGAAGAGCGCGAGCTTGAACAGCATGAGCGCGACGAATACGAGCAGATCGAGGCGCAGGAGCGCGCCGGGAAAATAAAACGGCGCCCGCAGACGGCGCCGTTTCGTGGAAAGATTCGGTAAAGTCATGGGATAAGGGTTCCTTTCGTGCTGTAATTCGATGTTCGACGTTCGATGAACACCATTTACAACGGGTTAACATCTTATCCTATTATAAAGCGTTTGGCCGCTGAAACAAGACGAGCTTGTTTATTGCGGTTTGCTGCGCGGCGGGAGCGGGCCGAAGAACTGATAGTACGTGCATTCGAGGCGGCCGTTGAACAGCTTGCGCCGTTTGTCCGCTTTGCGGCCGATCGTCTCTTCGAAGGTCCGCGACTGCGTCAGCGCGAACATGGACCAGTTCGGCAAGTAAAGCATGCTCAGGCCGAGCTGACGGACAGCCTTCTCCGCGTCCGTCTCGTCGCCGAGCCGGGTGCCGTAAGGCGGATTCGTTACGATGCAGCCGTAGTCGCCTTCCGGCTTGATCCGGGAGACCGCCATTTGCGTCAGCTTGATTTCTTTGGCGAAGCCTGCTTTCTTCACGGCTGCCGCCGCGACGTCGAGCGCGGCCGGGTCGATATCGGAGCCTGCGATTTGCAGCGGGATATCGTCCTTGACGGCGTCGAACGCTTCTTCGCGCGCTTGCTCCCACAGTTCGTCCGGAACGAGCGGCCAGCCTTCGCTGTTGAAGCTGCGACGCAGTCCCGGCGCGATATTCCAGCCGATCATGGCCGCTTCGATCGGAATCGTGCCGGAGCCGCAGAACGGATCGTAGAGCGGGCGTTCCGGCTGCCAGCGGCTCAGCAGCACCATGGCCGCCGCCATCGTTTCTTTCAGCGGCGCTTCCGTAACGAGCTTGCGGTAGCCGCGCTTGTGCAGCCCGGGTCCGGTCGTGTCGAGCGTGATCATGGCGATGTCGTTCAGCAGCCACACTTCGATGACGAACCGTGCGCCGTCTTCTTGAAACCACTCTGTGCCGTAGACGGTTTTCATTTTCTCGACGACGGCTTTCTTCACGATGCTCTGGCAGGCCGGAACGCTGCTCAGCTGCGATTTATGCGAACGGCCCTCGACCGGAAATTCCCCGTCCTCGGGAATCCATTCCGGCCAGTCGATCGCTTTCGCCCCTTCGAACAGCTCTTCGAAGGTAGTCGCGGGATACTCCGCCATCTTAATCAGTACGCGGTCCGACGTCCGGAGCCACAGATTGGCGCGGCAAATGTCCGCCGGTCCGCCTCTAAAAATCACTCGGCCGTTCTCTACCTTCTGATCGGTATAACCGAGATCCATCAATTCGCGTGCGACGACCGCTTCCAGCCCCATCGGCGCAGTGGCGATCAACTGCAGGTTGTCCATTGTTTTCGATTCCTCCGCCCTCTGCCGATGCTTGTATTGCATCGGCGAAAATCATACAATCAAGTATAGTCATCAAAGGCATGTATTACAAACGATATCTCAAAGATACGACGAGGAGAGTGGATCACGATGTCGACGGAGCAAGAAGCAACGGAACGGTACGTGGACGGTTTGTTGGGGGAAGACGCGGATTTGGCGCGCGTTCACGCGGCCATCGAGGCGCAAGGCATGCCGCAAATCTCGATTGCGCCCGGCTACGGCAGACTGCTGACGATGCTCGTTCGGATGAAAGGCGCCCGCAGCGTGCTGGAAATCGGCGCATTGGGCGGTTACAGCGGCATTTGCCTGGCCCGCGGCCTGCAAGAAGGCGGCCTGCTGACCTCGCTCGAGCTGAAGCAGGAGTATGCGGACACGGCCCGCAATAATCTTGAAGCAGCCGGTCTCGGCGACCGCGTGGAGTATGTGATCGGCGATGCGAAGGAAAGCCTGGCCGTGCTGGAGAAGGAAGGCCGCAAATTCGACTTCTTCTTCATCGATGCGGACAAGGACAGCTATCCCGTATATCTGGAATGGGCGATCAAGCTGGGCAACCCGGGAGCCGTCATTACCGGAGACAACGCGCTGCTGCACGGAAGAACGGTCGACGGGGACAAGAACGGCCCGTCGGTTCTGGCGATGCGCGCGTTCAACCAAGCGATGGTGAGCGACGAGCGTCTTACGGGCACGGTGCTGCCGGCGTATGACGGATTGGCGATTTCGATGATTAAATAATTAGGGACGGGCTTCGCCGCGGGTTTGTGAGCAACCGCGGGAAAGCAACAACGAGATGTCTTTGGGGATAAGCCCATGGACATCTTTTTTATTCTTCCCCTTTTTTTCGGCAAGAACGGATCGATCATGAAGGACCTAGCCAAGCAGGACCCGATCAGCCTGAACAAGGATGACAGCCTCTCTGCCAGAATAAATGTTGGGCGGCACGGGGAAAATGAGATATCTATCGAGGCACGAGGGGATACCATTGCAGGGGCTGTCAGAAGATGGTATCGAAAGTGAATTGACTTACTATCTACTAGAAGGTAGAATGACGTCATGACAACAAACAAAAACACAGCCGAGCTGATCTTGGATACGGCTCAGGCGATTGTTCAGGAATTCGGATTTAACGGATTCAGCTACGCGCATATCGCTGAGAAGGTTGGCATACGAACGGCCAGCATTCATTACTACTTCCCGAGCAAGGAGGATTTGGGGGAGGCTTTAATTGCACGTTATCTCAAGCAGTTCCTTGCTGCCAGCGATCAAATTGACGCCCGGACGAGGAACAATGCGGAGAAGCTGCAGCAATTCACGGAGATCTTCAGCATTCCGGTACAGCAGAACTGTACTTGCTTAAGCGTCATGTTTTCTTCTGACCTTGCCACCTTGTCGGAGAAAGTAAGAGAAGGGCTGTCGGTCTTTTTCGATGCTAACCTGGCTTGGCTTGAACGCGTACTCGAACAGGGACGTCTTGAAGGCCATCTGCGCTTCGAAGGGGAGGCGAGGGCGCAAGCCCATCAGTTTCTAGCTTCATTGCAGGGTGCTCAGTTGCTTGCGCGAAGCTTCCGCGATGCAGCCCGTTTCGAATTAATCGCTACAGGATTGCTATCCGCTTTGACTGTCAGTTAAGCGGATTCGTTTTTTGGATAATATCTACCTATTAGTAGATATAAATTAATCCACCTTAAGAGCTAAACCTTGTTCTACATGCTTGAAAGGAGGTGGTTAAAATGATCTATGAGCTGCGCGTTTACGAGGTTCATCCAGGCAAAATGAAAGCTCTGCTGGATCGGTTCGAAAACCACACGATCGCATTATTCGCAAAGCATGGCATGCGCATCACGCAGTTCTGGGAAGATCTCGACGAGAAGAACAACCGCCTTTATTATGTTGTCGAACACGATAGCCTAGACATACGCAACTTAAATTATGAGCGATTCCGAAACGATCCGGAGTGGCTTGCCCTAAAACAGGTAACAGAAGAGAACGGTCCGTTGGTTCAAGCCCAAGTCAGTTATTTCATGAAGGACGCCTTTCTCACCCCATAAAACTCAAATAGAATGGAGCAAACAACCATGAAAACATTGATCATCGTTACACATCCAAGCATCGAAACTTCCCGCGTTAATGCTGCCTGGTTGCAGGAGCTTCGCAAACATAGCGATATTACGGTTCATGAACTATATACGGCTTATCCCGACGGGCATATCGATGTTGCGAAGGAGCAGCAGCTCATCGAGGCACATGACCGGATTATATTTCAATATCCGCTCTATTGGTACAGCACGCCGACCTTGCTGAAGAAATGGATGGATTCCGTCTTGCAATACGGCTGGGCTTATGGTCCGGACGGCAGTAAAACGGCAGGCAAAGCGTTCGGCGCCGCGATCTCGACTTACGGTTCGGAAGCGTCGTATCAGCCGACGGGGGCCAATCGATACACGCTGGAAGAAATATTGCGGCCGATCGAAGCGACGACGCATTTTATCGGCGGGCAGTATTTGCCGCATTTCGCCCTAAGTGATGTGTCTAATCTTACGGACGAACGGTTGGCGCAGAGCACGACCGATTATATCCGCCACATTCGCACCGTTGAACCGTTGGTGGCAGTCTGAATCTCGATTTAAATCTATCTATTAATAGGTAAAACAAGCCGACACGTCGACAGGCAGCGTTCGTAGCCGGCGAAATTCCACATGTCGACGGCGGGCAGAACGCCGGACAATGGTGAGACAGAACCGGCTGTGCGGACAATCCGACTGTGTAGCAAATGACCACTACCAATATAATAAGGGGATGGAGTCATGATCTACGAATTGCGCATTTATTATGTTGTTCCTGGCCGCATGGAGGAATTGCTGAATCGGTTCCGGGATCATACGCTGCATTTATTCCAGAAGCATGACTTGAAGGTTGCGAACTTCTGGGTGGATATGGACGCATCCAACGATCGGTTGTATTATGTGTTCGAGCATCGGGATTTAGCCGCGCGCGAGAAGAACTTTCAAGCTTTTCTGGAGGATCCCGATTGGCTGGCGCTTCAGGAGAGAACGGAACGCAACGGAAAGCTCTATGAACGAATCGATGAAATCTACATGAGGACTGCACCGTTGCGCGGATTTCAGCCGAATGCAGCAATGGCTCGCGCTCAATGACGCGCCTGTTCATTACGATAATTTCATTAGCTTCATGTTGGCGCCATTGAAGCAACTAGCAGACTTTACGCTACGCATCCGCTCATCCGGTATAAACCGTATATGAATCGATCAAGGACACCTTCCATGGTGTCCTTTTTGCGGTGGCGATCGAACATTTCAGATGGAGTAGCGGAATGTCCCAATCGTTCTTCCGCTTCTCTATATACGTTGGTAAGGATGACAAATAGAAGTTTCATAGAGACAGGAGAAGGGTGGAGCGATGAAAATTATCGTAAACGATGTCCGTTGACCAATTGGGCATAGGAAAGCCGCTAAGTTCCCTCTGTAACTCAAAAAGGGACTTAGCGGCTTTTTTATTCCTTAAGCGGCTCCCGCACGCGCTTGGACACCAGCGTCTGACGCACCCACAGCGCGTTGACGACGAACAAGGCGGCGGAGATCAGGAACACGCCGCCAATGCCTGTCCAGCCGGAGATGAAGCCGCCGACGATGGGGCCGATCATATTGCCGAGCGCCAGCATGCTGCTGTTGAGGCTGAAGGCGCGGCCTTCCATGCCGTCCGGCGTGAATCGGCGCACGAGGGCGTTGACGGACGGAATCAAACCGCCGAGGAAGCAGCCCTGCAGCAGCCGGAAGAGCAGCAGCTGCCATACGGTTCCGGCGAACGCTTGCGGGATGAACATCACCGCGGCTCCGACGAGCGAGATGCCGAGCACGCGCTCTTGGCCGATCCGGTCGCTGAGCCGGCCGAGCAGCGGAGCGGCGAACATGTTGGTTATGCCTGCGGCCGAGCTGACGAAGCCCGCCCAGAAGGCGAGGTTGACGCTTGTCCCGTGCAGTTTCTGCACATAGAGCGGCATGAGCGGGTTCGGGCCGATCATGGCGAACTGCAGCAGGAACGTGACCGCGAATAAGGCGGTCAGCTGCGGCACGCTGCTTAGCTGACGGAAGCCGGCGATGACGGAGACATGCGGCTTGGCGGCTGCTGCCGATCGGTCGAACCGCTCCTTGACGACAAAGTAAGCCAGCAAGGAAGCAGCGAACAGCGATGCGCCCGTCAGATAGAAAATCGGGCGGTAGCCCACGGCATCCGCCAGCAGCCCGCCAAGGAAAGGGCCCATAATCGAGCCTGCGATGCCGCCGGATTGCAGCGTCCCCATGGCGAAGCCCATTTTCGGCTTCGGCGTCGTGATGGAGATGAGCGAGACCGCGGCGGGATTGAAGCCAGAGATCGTCCCGTTCACCATCCGCAGGAGGAGCAGATGCCACGGCGAGGTGGCGAAACCCATGAGCACCATGACGATGGCCATCCCGAAGCCCGAGCGGAGCAGCATCATTTTCCGGCCGTATTTGTCGGACAGCTTGCCCCAGAGCGGCTGGAACAGGAAGGACGTGACGAAGTTCCCTGCGAAGATAATGCCGGCCCACGTCGCGATTTCATGCTGATTCGACATCCCGATCTGCGGGCTTTGCAAGTAGAGCGACATGAACGGCATAATCATGGTCATGCCGCCCATGACCAGAAACTGGCCGATCCACAGCACGGCAAGATTTTTCTTCCATTGTTCCATTTGAATCTCCTATTCGATGCCTTTTTCATTCCAAAACCTCTATGTTCAGTATAACAATCGTGCGCCGGATGGCAAAGTTCGGCAAGCGGTTCCCCCATTGTCATAGGTTTGTCAATGATCAATCGGGAGGGACGGTTGTTACGACTAGGCAAAAAGGGCATAATGGAAACGTAGGGAAAACGATAGAAATGGGGAACTTTAATGAGCTACAACGACTTATTCATCCGGGCTTGCCGGGGAGAACACGTCGATCGCTTACCCGTTTGGTATATGCGGCAAGCGGGACGGTACGATCCCGACTACCGTAAAATAAAAGAAAACTATTCGCTGCTCGAAATTTGCCGTCAGCCGGAGCTGGCTGCGGAAGTGACGATGATGCCGGTCAAGAAGCTCGGCGTCGACGCGGCGATTCTTTATTCCGATATCATGAATCCCGTCGCTTCCATCGGCATCGACTTCGATATCGTGGCGAACGTCGGTCCGGTGATCGACAATCCGATTCGGACGGCGGCCGACATCGAGCGCCTGAAGCCGATCGACGTGGAAGGCGATCTGTCCCATGTGCTGGAGACGATCCGCATTCTGGACCGCGAACTGAAAGTGCCGCTGATTACGTTCGCGGGCGCGCCGTTCACGATCGCGAGCTATTTGATCGAAGGCCGGCCGTCCAAGTCTTACATTAAAACAAAAACGATGATGTATTCCGAGCCGAAGCTGTGGTTCTCGCTCATGGACAAGCTCGGCGATATGGTCATTGCCTATTTGCGCGCGCATATGGCTGCCGGCGGCAAGGCGTTCCAACTGTTCGACAGTTGGGTCGGCGCGCTTGCGCCGCATGATTTCCGCACATACGTATTGCCGACGATCGAACGGATTTTCAGCGAACTGTCGGATTTGCCGCAGCCGCGGATTTACTTCCCGGGCGTTGCCTCGGGTGAACTGCTGCCGACGCTCGGCAATGTGCAAGCCGACATCATTGGGCTGGATTGGCGCATTCCGATTGCGGAGGGACGCCGCAGACTGGACGGCAAGTTCGGCGTGCAGGGTAATCTCG
It encodes:
- a CDS encoding LTA synthase family protein; protein product: MTLPNLSTKRRRLRAPFYFPGALLRLDLLVFVALMLFKLALFDRLVHVPYMDMNRDDRMVAVGTLALISFWTLWLPKRGRLLALIVLNVGLTALVYSDLLYFRYFQDLITIPVLMQAGQVGALGDSIDALLAWHDLWFFADWLLLLPLAGFAVFSKRLRGAFARSVPYARRRRQTAIRRLSLSAAVLVLGFTLVYAPVHRAQTTWAAGLFTGNWWNLSLYNVTGVLGFHGYDLYRYAEEHWLHGNAVTPEQTADAKQWFADRGRTRAELDETDPLFGKYKGKNVILIQLEAFQSFVVGQKIGGQEVTPNINKLMATSVYFDNFYHQTAQGRTSDADLAANASLQPMPTGSVFTRFAQHDYDSMAKALKAGGYKANVFHAYDGGFWNRNLMYDTLGYDHFYSKTAYKIDEPLGWSLGDKSFFKQSVAIMQSQQQPFYSFLISLSSHHPYALPAKVQSLDVGTFKGTMFGDYLEAVHYVDAAIGEMVDELKAAGLWDRSIFMFYGDHDNSIADWQPFEDFLGRKLNDEERFRVLKGVPFLVHLPDDARAGTYHETGGQLDVTPTVLHLLGISSSDLTMIGTPLVMEKPLAGKRVVFRNGGYTDGTVLYQPAEDGLEEHSKCYSFGDGKLLADTTACQSGAAEARKELEASDLVVEHDLAAAMHAGG
- a CDS encoding THUMP domain-containing class I SAM-dependent RNA methyltransferase is translated as MDNLQLIATAPMGLEAVVARELMDLGYTDQKVENGRVIFRGGPADICRANLWLRTSDRVLIKMAEYPATTFEELFEGAKAIDWPEWIPEDGEFPVEGRSHKSQLSSVPACQSIVKKAVVEKMKTVYGTEWFQEDGARFVIEVWLLNDIAMITLDTTGPGLHKRGYRKLVTEAPLKETMAAAMVLLSRWQPERPLYDPFCGSGTIPIEAAMIGWNIAPGLRRSFNSEGWPLVPDELWEQAREEAFDAVKDDIPLQIAGSDIDPAALDVAAAAVKKAGFAKEIKLTQMAVSRIKPEGDYGCIVTNPPYGTRLGDETDAEKAVRQLGLSMLYLPNWSMFALTQSRTFEETIGRKADKRRKLFNGRLECTYYQFFGPLPPRSKPQ
- a CDS encoding O-methyltransferase, whose protein sequence is MSTEQEATERYVDGLLGEDADLARVHAAIEAQGMPQISIAPGYGRLLTMLVRMKGARSVLEIGALGGYSGICLARGLQEGGLLTSLELKQEYADTARNNLEAAGLGDRVEYVIGDAKESLAVLEKEGRKFDFFFIDADKDSYPVYLEWAIKLGNPGAVITGDNALLHGRTVDGDKNGPSVLAMRAFNQAMVSDERLTGTVLPAYDGLAISMIK
- a CDS encoding TetR/AcrR family transcriptional regulator, encoding MTTNKNTAELILDTAQAIVQEFGFNGFSYAHIAEKVGIRTASIHYYFPSKEDLGEALIARYLKQFLAASDQIDARTRNNAEKLQQFTEIFSIPVQQNCTCLSVMFSSDLATLSEKVREGLSVFFDANLAWLERVLEQGRLEGHLRFEGEARAQAHQFLASLQGAQLLARSFRDAARFELIATGLLSALTVS
- a CDS encoding NIPSNAP family protein; this translates as MIYELRVYEVHPGKMKALLDRFENHTIALFAKHGMRITQFWEDLDEKNNRLYYVVEHDSLDIRNLNYERFRNDPEWLALKQVTEENGPLVQAQVSYFMKDAFLTP
- a CDS encoding NAD(P)H-dependent oxidoreductase, producing the protein MKTLIIVTHPSIETSRVNAAWLQELRKHSDITVHELYTAYPDGHIDVAKEQQLIEAHDRIIFQYPLYWYSTPTLLKKWMDSVLQYGWAYGPDGSKTAGKAFGAAISTYGSEASYQPTGANRYTLEEILRPIEATTHFIGGQYLPHFALSDVSNLTDERLAQSTTDYIRHIRTVEPLVAV
- a CDS encoding NIPSNAP family protein yields the protein MIYELRIYYVVPGRMEELLNRFRDHTLHLFQKHDLKVANFWVDMDASNDRLYYVFEHRDLAAREKNFQAFLEDPDWLALQERTERNGKLYERIDEIYMRTAPLRGFQPNAAMARAQ
- a CDS encoding MFS transporter, giving the protein MEQWKKNLAVLWIGQFLVMGGMTMIMPFMSLYLQSPQIGMSNQHEIATWAGIIFAGNFVTSFLFQPLWGKLSDKYGRKMMLLRSGFGMAIVMVLMGFATSPWHLLLLRMVNGTISGFNPAAVSLISITTPKPKMGFAMGTLQSGGIAGSIMGPFLGGLLADAVGYRPIFYLTGASLFAASLLAYFVVKERFDRSAAAAKPHVSVIAGFRQLSSVPQLTALFAVTFLLQFAMIGPNPLMPLYVQKLHGTSVNLAFWAGFVSSAAGITNMFAAPLLGRLSDRIGQERVLGISLVGAAVMFIPQAFAGTVWQLLLFRLLQGCFLGGLIPSVNALVRRFTPDGMEGRAFSLNSSMLALGNMIGPIVGGFISGWTGIGGVFLISAALFVVNALWVRQTLVSKRVREPLKE
- the hemE gene encoding uroporphyrinogen decarboxylase codes for the protein MSYNDLFIRACRGEHVDRLPVWYMRQAGRYDPDYRKIKENYSLLEICRQPELAAEVTMMPVKKLGVDAAILYSDIMNPVASIGIDFDIVANVGPVIDNPIRTAADIERLKPIDVEGDLSHVLETIRILDRELKVPLITFAGAPFTIASYLIEGRPSKSYIKTKTMMYSEPKLWFSLMDKLGDMVIAYLRAHMAAGGKAFQLFDSWVGALAPHDFRTYVLPTIERIFSELSDLPQPRIYFPGVASGELLPTLGNVQADIIGLDWRIPIAEGRRRLDGKFGVQGNLDPYVLTAPMDVIKEHAKAIIDEGVKEPKYIFNLGHGLFPEAPLDKLRELTEYVHAYSEQAIASLGRKQEEVARG